A stretch of Lutra lutra chromosome 9, mLutLut1.2, whole genome shotgun sequence DNA encodes these proteins:
- the LBH gene encoding protein LBH isoform X2 — MSVYFPIHCPDYLRSAEMTEVMMNTPSMEEMGLSPRKDGLSYQIFPDPSDFDRCCKLKDRLPSIVVEPTEGEVESGELRWPPEEFLVQEDEPDNCEETEKDNKEQ, encoded by the exons ATGTCTGTATATTTCCCAATTCACTG CCCTGACTATCTGAGATCCGCCGAGATGACTGAAGTGATGATGAACACCCCATCCATGGAGGAGATGGGCCTCAGCCCCCGAAAGGACGGCCTTTCCTATCAG aTCTTCCCCGACCCGTCGGACTTTGACCGCTGCTGCAAGCTCAAGGACCGCCTGCCCTCCATCGTGGTGGAGCCCACGGAGGGCGAAGTGGAGAGCGGGGAGCTCCGGTGGCCCCCCGAGGAGTTCTTGGTCCAGGAGGATGAGCCGGACAActgtgaagagacagaaaaagacaacaaGGAGCAATAG
- the LBH gene encoding protein LBH isoform X3, producing the protein MTEVMMNTPSMEEMGLSPRKDGLSYQIFPDPSDFDRCCKLKDRLPSIVVEPTEGEVESGELRWPPEEFLVQEDEPDNCEETEKDNKEQ; encoded by the exons ATGACTGAAGTGATGATGAACACCCCATCCATGGAGGAGATGGGCCTCAGCCCCCGAAAGGACGGCCTTTCCTATCAG aTCTTCCCCGACCCGTCGGACTTTGACCGCTGCTGCAAGCTCAAGGACCGCCTGCCCTCCATCGTGGTGGAGCCCACGGAGGGCGAAGTGGAGAGCGGGGAGCTCCGGTGGCCCCCCGAGGAGTTCTTGGTCCAGGAGGATGAGCCGGACAActgtgaagagacagaaaaagacaacaaGGAGCAATAG